Proteins encoded within one genomic window of Nitrospina gracilis 3/211:
- a CDS encoding DUF2059 domain-containing protein yields the protein MSTWQTIKKTMTVGLVLLAGWALALPAWAEMDPAKKRDIQTLMEVSGTIESLKQFRPLMLQSYSNILKTAYKDKNLPQGFWDEFMNTIITDADLESLVDEILPVYDQNFTHDEIRELITAFRTPAYRKWVQRLPTMMQASSEAGRKWGRSLAQSGVIQQRLETLKMKYNLGEPSEGAPQGGGMR from the coding sequence ATGAGCACCTGGCAGACGATCAAAAAAACGATGACCGTGGGGCTGGTCTTGCTGGCCGGGTGGGCGCTGGCCCTGCCCGCCTGGGCGGAAATGGACCCCGCCAAGAAACGCGACATCCAGACACTGATGGAAGTCTCCGGCACCATCGAGAGTCTGAAACAGTTCCGGCCGCTGATGCTGCAGAGCTATTCCAACATCCTGAAAACGGCGTACAAGGACAAAAACCTGCCGCAGGGGTTCTGGGACGAGTTCATGAACACCATCATCACCGACGCCGATCTCGAAAGCCTGGTGGACGAGATCCTGCCGGTCTACGACCAGAATTTCACGCACGATGAAATCCGCGAACTGATCACGGCCTTCCGGACGCCCGCGTACCGCAAATGGGTGCAACGGTTGCCGACGATGATGCAGGCGTCCTCCGAGGCCGGGCGCAAGTGGGGCCGAAGCCTGGCGCAGTCGGGCGTGATCCAGCAGAGGCTGGAGACGTTGAAGATGAAATACAACCTGGGGGAACCCAGCGAGGGCGCACCGCAGGGCGGCGGTATGCGCTGA
- a CDS encoding TlpA family protein disulfide reductase: MDTAYNYPRFSHEYYDFAEFPGPKPGETIPDIAVTDLTGQPVRLSDFRGQPVVLETGSVTCPIYVQEIRPMNRLAREYPDVKFLTLYVREAHPGEELHEHKDIEDKRRCAGMVAEKDGEKRQILVDDLDGNAHQKLGGFPNMVYVINAEGTVIFRGNWNHPDKVEEILKSGDFANVRHRDLYGPDFPTPYTMYRVLARGGRLAFWDLAKSIPRLLKNHKVVEQQGRRQEETHRPQPATEARAG; the protein is encoded by the coding sequence ATGGACACGGCCTACAACTACCCCCGCTTTTCCCACGAATATTACGATTTTGCAGAGTTTCCCGGACCCAAACCCGGCGAGACCATTCCCGATATTGCGGTGACGGACCTCACCGGCCAGCCCGTGCGGCTTTCGGATTTTCGCGGCCAACCGGTGGTGCTGGAGACGGGGAGCGTCACCTGCCCCATCTACGTGCAGGAGATCCGGCCGATGAACCGGCTCGCGCGCGAGTACCCGGACGTCAAGTTCCTCACCCTCTACGTGCGCGAGGCGCACCCCGGTGAGGAACTGCACGAGCATAAGGACATCGAGGACAAGCGCCGCTGTGCGGGCATGGTCGCGGAAAAGGACGGCGAGAAGCGGCAGATCCTGGTGGACGATCTCGACGGCAACGCGCATCAGAAGCTGGGCGGCTTTCCCAACATGGTGTACGTCATCAACGCCGAAGGCACGGTCATCTTCCGCGGCAACTGGAATCACCCGGACAAGGTCGAGGAGATTTTAAAGTCCGGCGACTTTGCGAATGTGCGTCACCGGGACCTGTACGGACCCGACTTCCCCACGCCGTACACCATGTACCGCGTGCTGGCGCGGGGCGGGCGGCTGGCGTTCTGGGACCTGGCGAAATCCATCCCGCGCCTGCTGAAAAACCACAAGGTGGTGGAACAGCAGGGCCGGCGCCAGGAGGAAACCCACCGGCCTCAACCCGCCACGGAAGCCCGCGCCGGTTAG
- a CDS encoding class I SAM-dependent methyltransferase, producing the protein MGFYEEHILPRGIDWVLSGKRFHAVRERAVTGARGAVLEVGLGSGLNLPFYPDAVEKLYALDPSRVARKLATRRIRRAPFPVEFAALKENGVIDLPDQSVDAVVTTFTLCTIPDAPAALKEFQRVLKPGGVYHFLEHGRDPDPDIARWQDRWNPIQKCIAGGCHVNRPIAKLIEDSGFTLHECENFYLDGPKLFTYMYGGKAVVGGTV; encoded by the coding sequence ATGGGATTTTATGAGGAACACATCCTGCCGCGCGGCATCGACTGGGTGCTGTCGGGCAAACGGTTCCATGCGGTGCGCGAACGCGCGGTAACGGGCGCGCGGGGCGCGGTGCTGGAGGTGGGGCTCGGCTCCGGACTCAACCTGCCGTTTTATCCCGATGCGGTGGAGAAGTTGTATGCGCTCGACCCCTCCCGCGTGGCGCGGAAGCTCGCGACCAGGCGCATCCGCCGCGCGCCGTTTCCCGTCGAGTTCGCCGCTCTAAAAGAAAACGGCGTCATCGACCTGCCGGATCAGTCGGTGGACGCCGTCGTCACCACCTTCACCCTGTGCACCATTCCGGATGCCCCCGCCGCGCTCAAGGAATTCCAACGCGTGCTCAAGCCCGGCGGGGTTTATCATTTTCTGGAGCACGGCAGAGACCCCGATCCCGACATTGCCCGCTGGCAGGATAGATGGAACCCCATTCAGAAATGCATCGCCGGGGGATGCCACGTGAACCGCCCTATCGCCAAACTCATCGAAGACTCCGGCTTCACCCTCCACGAGTGCGAAAACTTCTACCTCGACGGCCCGAAACTGTTTACTTATATGTACGGAGGGAAAGCGGTGGTTGGCGGAACCGTGTAG
- a CDS encoding response regulator, with protein sequence MTAEKILVVEDEEDIQELIRYNLAREAFQVTCVDTGEKALKQVEKEAPDLVVLDLMLPGIDGLNVCRSMKNDADLRAIPIIMVTARGEESDVVMGLEMGADDYVTKPFSPKIFLSRVRAVLRRRGEAAKPAVDSNGVLTVKDLTIHPGRHEAKVKGKKLDLTFTEFRILEIMASRPGWVFTRGQLVDAIRGEDHAVTDRSVDFQIVGLRKKLGDCADYIETVRGVGYRFQDDA encoded by the coding sequence ATGACTGCAGAAAAAATCCTGGTGGTGGAGGACGAGGAGGACATTCAGGAACTGATCCGTTACAACCTCGCGCGCGAGGCGTTTCAGGTCACCTGCGTGGACACGGGCGAGAAGGCGCTCAAGCAGGTGGAGAAGGAAGCGCCGGACCTCGTGGTGCTCGACCTCATGCTCCCCGGCATCGACGGCCTCAACGTCTGCCGCTCCATGAAAAACGACGCCGACCTGCGCGCCATCCCCATCATCATGGTCACAGCCAGGGGCGAGGAAAGCGACGTGGTGATGGGATTGGAAATGGGCGCGGACGACTACGTCACCAAACCCTTCAGCCCGAAAATTTTCCTGAGCCGCGTGCGCGCCGTCCTGCGCCGCCGGGGAGAGGCCGCGAAACCCGCTGTGGACAGCAACGGCGTCCTCACGGTGAAGGACCTCACCATCCACCCCGGCCGTCACGAGGCGAAGGTGAAGGGCAAAAAACTCGACCTCACGTTCACCGAGTTCCGCATCCTGGAAATCATGGCGTCGCGCCCCGGCTGGGTGTTCACGCGCGGGCAACTGGTCGATGCCATCCGCGGCGAGGACCACGCCGTCACCGACCGCTCGGTCGATTTCCAGATCGTCGGCCTGCGCAAGAAGCTGGGCGACTGCGCCGACTACATCGAGACGGTGCGCGGAGTGGGATACCGTTTTCAAGACGACGCATGA
- a CDS encoding Lcl C-terminal domain-containing protein, producing MEPVKSIGLKRMDFFKSRVGPLAAVLFAGALGLVSADAADPSHYIQDKPFEAPPYVPPPPPPPQTHFSDNGDGTLTDANGLMWTQKDSYADLGHCVNWQDAFKYVQSLKTGGHADWRMPTIQELATIYDDTKENVLAWDKDPENPLRLDKKFAPGAAYWYWSSEMEETKLTDCCARSMYFPRGLVNVRRLSFCQNGGVRAVRNAD from the coding sequence ATGGAACCTGTAAAATCAATAGGGCTGAAGCGGATGGATTTCTTTAAAAGCCGGGTAGGGCCTCTTGCCGCCGTGCTGTTTGCTGGAGCCCTGGGTCTGGTTTCGGCCGACGCCGCCGATCCCAGTCATTACATTCAGGACAAACCCTTCGAAGCACCCCCCTACGTGCCTCCCCCTCCCCCGCCACCCCAAACCCATTTCTCCGACAACGGTGACGGGACCCTCACGGACGCCAATGGGTTGATGTGGACGCAAAAGGACAGCTACGCCGATCTCGGCCACTGCGTCAACTGGCAGGATGCCTTCAAATACGTGCAAAGTCTCAAGACGGGCGGCCACGCCGACTGGCGCATGCCCACCATCCAGGAGCTGGCCACCATCTACGACGACACCAAGGAAAACGTGCTGGCGTGGGACAAGGATCCGGAAAACCCGCTGCGCCTGGACAAAAAGTTCGCACCGGGCGCGGCGTACTGGTACTGGTCCAGCGAAATGGAAGAGACGAAACTGACCGATTGTTGCGCCCGCTCCATGTACTTCCCACGCGGCCTGGTCAACGTACGCCGATTGTCCTTCTGCCAGAACGGGGGCGTGCGCGCGGTTCGGAACGCAGACTAG
- a CDS encoding Rieske (2Fe-2S) protein: MAKYKVCKTSDLAEGQGNKYEVNGQDIAVYHVDGKFWATADFCPHRGGSLGYGRLDGKTVICPSHGWQFDITTGECLNNVSGEVNTFEVSVEGDEVYVELP, from the coding sequence ATGGCCAAATATAAAGTCTGCAAAACCAGCGACCTGGCTGAGGGCCAGGGCAACAAATACGAAGTGAACGGACAGGACATCGCCGTTTATCATGTGGATGGCAAATTCTGGGCGACCGCGGATTTCTGTCCCCACCGGGGCGGGTCGCTGGGATACGGCAGGCTGGACGGCAAAACCGTCATCTGCCCCAGCCACGGGTGGCAGTTCGATATCACTACCGGCGAATGCCTGAACAACGTGAGCGGGGAAGTGAATACGTTCGAGGTGTCGGTGGAAGGCGACGAGGTTTACGTGGAGTTGCCGTGA
- a CDS encoding ABC transporter permease, giving the protein MKSPQLSFSQLLRLALAESRGAGKRFVFFVICLAIGVGAIMTIKSFSNILEQAIQRESKALLAADIEIKSSWPQSPEDRAYQKEALPPGTEFLFIKELHAMTRFPDPKRAGHQANLLVELKSVPATPPFYPFYGTLVTNPSGPLSELLADHGALVEPNFLVKSNLKVGDRFQLGEVTARITAVIEGEPDRISRAFSIGPRVMVSNTTLEQAKLIAPGSRVKNKTLVHLPESFPLEKGVALLERGLQDKAASIRTYKDMESSLTGAIDRMSKYLGSVGVIALLMGGIGVAMIIRTFMAQKMDTIAILNCLGATSRTVLYVYLIQALLLGLTGSLTGVGIGYALQYSLPEKMSDLLNLQVNPGFHWEPAVQSLLLGLLTTMLFTVWPLIRAVRTRPLRLFRHIAEEEELSRGSRRQRWTMGILFSLGLVAIVFWQAESIKRGLVFLSILAVSTLLLAGVAILFLKAIRKMPPSPLMTRRYGLANLYRPNNQAVSIITALGMGIMLVLSIHLIQMDMIAMLNKNTENKPPNYFFIDIQKNQVDVYKRIIDSFGAEARQETTPLVRSRLFSIDGNRSDQWDYKNRHAEEWFINREFVLTYRVDAPPDGNEVIKGEWWTPEEGKQALVSLEEDAARRLDAHIGSELVMDIQGIHVSATVHNIRRVDWRNMRTNFYMVFSPGALEGAPVTFVSTVYVPRRMELQLQQAVVDALPNVTALGTRDIVESIENVVNKLLTLVDFMSAFAIASGLFILSGAVASTKFRRLKEAAILKTLGARRRMVAAILGYEYGTLGVVAAAVGVLLSIGTSWAVMEYIVKSDWHFRMGPLGWSFLAAFMLTTITGILSSVDVLRNKPIHTLRRVDG; this is encoded by the coding sequence ATGAAATCGCCGCAGTTGTCGTTTTCGCAGTTGTTGCGGCTGGCGCTGGCGGAGAGCCGCGGCGCGGGCAAACGCTTCGTCTTCTTCGTCATCTGCCTCGCCATCGGCGTCGGCGCCATCATGACGATCAAGAGTTTTTCCAACATCCTCGAACAGGCCATCCAGCGCGAATCGAAAGCCCTGCTCGCCGCCGACATCGAGATCAAAAGCAGTTGGCCGCAGAGCCCCGAAGACCGCGCCTATCAAAAGGAAGCTTTGCCTCCGGGCACCGAATTTCTATTCATTAAGGAACTGCACGCCATGACGCGGTTTCCCGATCCCAAGCGTGCGGGCCACCAGGCGAACCTGCTGGTCGAGTTGAAATCGGTTCCGGCCACTCCGCCGTTCTACCCGTTCTACGGCACGCTCGTCACCAATCCGTCTGGGCCGCTCTCGGAATTGCTCGCCGACCACGGCGCGCTGGTCGAGCCGAATTTCCTGGTGAAATCCAATCTCAAGGTCGGGGACCGGTTCCAACTGGGCGAAGTGACGGCCCGCATTACAGCGGTGATCGAGGGCGAACCCGATCGCATCTCCCGCGCCTTCAGCATCGGTCCGCGTGTCATGGTATCGAACACAACGCTGGAGCAGGCGAAGCTCATCGCGCCGGGAAGCCGCGTGAAGAACAAGACCCTCGTTCATTTGCCTGAAAGTTTCCCACTGGAAAAAGGCGTCGCCCTGCTGGAGCGCGGACTCCAGGACAAGGCCGCGTCCATCCGCACCTACAAGGACATGGAGTCGTCGCTGACCGGCGCCATCGACCGCATGAGCAAGTACCTTGGCTCCGTCGGTGTCATCGCGCTCCTCATGGGCGGCATCGGCGTGGCCATGATCATCCGCACCTTCATGGCGCAGAAGATGGACACCATCGCCATCCTCAACTGCCTTGGCGCGACCTCGCGCACGGTGCTTTACGTGTACCTCATCCAGGCGCTGCTGCTGGGCCTGACGGGAAGCCTGACCGGCGTCGGAATCGGCTACGCGTTGCAATACAGCCTGCCGGAGAAAATGTCCGATCTGCTGAACCTGCAGGTGAACCCCGGCTTTCACTGGGAGCCCGCAGTGCAGTCGCTTCTGCTGGGTTTACTGACAACCATGCTGTTCACCGTGTGGCCGCTCATCCGCGCGGTGCGGACGCGTCCTCTGCGCCTGTTCCGCCACATTGCCGAGGAGGAAGAACTTTCGCGCGGCTCGCGCCGGCAACGCTGGACCATGGGAATCCTGTTTTCGCTGGGGCTGGTGGCGATCGTATTCTGGCAGGCGGAATCCATCAAGCGCGGCCTCGTGTTCCTTTCGATCCTCGCTGTCTCTACGCTTCTGCTCGCAGGTGTGGCGATTTTGTTTCTTAAAGCGATCCGGAAAATGCCGCCATCGCCGCTCATGACGCGGCGTTACGGTCTGGCCAACCTGTACCGGCCGAACAACCAGGCGGTGTCGATCATCACCGCGCTAGGCATGGGCATCATGCTGGTGCTGTCCATCCATCTCATCCAGATGGACATGATCGCCATGCTCAACAAGAACACCGAGAACAAGCCACCGAACTATTTCTTCATCGACATCCAGAAAAACCAGGTGGATGTGTACAAACGGATCATCGATTCCTTCGGTGCGGAGGCCAGACAGGAAACGACCCCGCTCGTGCGTTCGCGCCTGTTCAGCATCGATGGAAACCGCTCCGATCAGTGGGATTACAAAAACCGCCACGCGGAGGAATGGTTCATCAACCGCGAGTTCGTACTGACCTACCGCGTGGATGCACCACCCGACGGAAACGAGGTGATCAAGGGCGAGTGGTGGACTCCGGAGGAGGGGAAGCAGGCGCTGGTGTCGCTGGAGGAAGACGCGGCCCGGCGGCTGGATGCCCACATCGGCTCCGAGCTGGTGATGGACATCCAGGGGATTCACGTTTCCGCCACGGTGCACAACATCCGCCGCGTGGACTGGCGCAACATGCGCACCAATTTCTACATGGTGTTTTCTCCGGGGGCGCTGGAAGGCGCTCCGGTGACATTTGTCAGCACGGTGTACGTTCCGCGTAGAATGGAATTGCAACTGCAACAGGCCGTGGTCGACGCTCTGCCAAACGTCACCGCACTGGGCACGCGCGACATCGTGGAGAGCATCGAAAACGTGGTCAACAAACTGCTGACGCTGGTGGACTTCATGTCCGCATTCGCCATCGCCTCCGGCCTGTTCATCCTGTCCGGCGCGGTCGCCTCCACCAAGTTCCGCCGCCTGAAAGAAGCCGCCATTTTAAAAACGCTGGGCGCGAGGCGGCGCATGGTGGCGGCGATCCTGGGTTACGAATACGGCACGCTGGGTGTGGTCGCGGCGGCGGTGGGGGTTCTCCTGTCCATCGGCACGTCGTGGGCGGTGATGGAATACATCGTCAAATCCGACTGGCACTTCCGGATGGGGCCGCTGGGATGGTCGTTCCTTGCGGCGTTCATGCTGACCACCATCACGGGCATCCTGAGCAGTGTCGATGTGCTCCGCAACAAGCCCATCCACACGTTGAGACGCGTCGACGGCTAG
- a CDS encoding ABC transporter ATP-binding protein: MIEIQNLTKSLYGGGHRVDILTGIDLTVPDGQFVAITGPSGSGKTTLLSLIAGLDSPTSGSIIVDGKDITKLNEDELAVLRGERFGFVFQNFHLIPTLTAVENVLLSAELNGASGAHKKSKDILGVVGLGERLHHYPSQLSGGEQQRLSLARAFVNEPDIVLADEPTGNLDSKNSDRIMDLITELHRVKRATIILVTHEAHIAARTQRTLTMGDGNIVDDVLNSNWKQS, from the coding sequence ATGATCGAAATCCAAAACCTCACGAAATCCCTTTATGGCGGCGGACACCGGGTGGACATCCTGACGGGCATCGACCTGACGGTGCCGGACGGGCAATTCGTCGCCATCACCGGGCCTTCCGGAAGCGGCAAGACGACTCTCCTGAGCCTCATCGCGGGGCTCGACAGCCCGACTAGCGGGTCCATCATCGTGGACGGGAAGGATATCACGAAACTGAACGAAGATGAACTGGCCGTTCTGCGCGGCGAACGCTTCGGTTTCGTTTTTCAAAACTTCCACCTGATCCCCACGCTCACGGCCGTGGAGAACGTTTTGCTGTCCGCCGAGCTCAACGGCGCGTCCGGCGCGCACAAGAAATCGAAAGACATTCTGGGCGTGGTTGGCCTGGGTGAACGCCTGCACCATTACCCGTCGCAGTTGTCCGGTGGTGAACAGCAGCGCCTGTCGCTGGCGCGCGCCTTCGTCAACGAGCCGGACATCGTGCTCGCCGACGAACCCACGGGCAACCTCGACTCCAAAAACAGCGACAGGATCATGGACCTGATCACGGAGCTCCACCGCGTGAAACGCGCCACCATCATACTCGTCACGCACGAAGCGCACATCGCGGCGCGCACCCAGCGCACGCTCACCATGGGCGACGGCAACATCGTCGACGACGTACTCAATTCCAACTGGAAACAGTCATGA
- a CDS encoding arylesterase yields the protein MSDKPVILAFGDSLTFGYQVPPEKSYPSRLQRVLKAKGYPHRVINAGVSGDTTAGGASRIDWLLRHDPQIVIIELGANDGLRGLPVDEMQKNLSYIIEACQKHGAKVLLAGMKITPNLGREYTESFEQVFHDVAEKYDVPLIPFFLEGVAGVQELTQADGLHPLEKGYAKITITVWKYLEPLLDDDEDDDDKDDDDDDEE from the coding sequence TTGTCAGATAAACCCGTTATTCTCGCATTTGGGGACAGCCTCACCTTTGGCTACCAGGTGCCGCCGGAAAAGAGCTATCCCTCGCGCCTGCAACGGGTTCTGAAAGCCAAGGGCTACCCGCACAGGGTGATCAACGCCGGGGTCAGTGGCGACACCACGGCGGGCGGCGCGTCGCGCATCGACTGGCTCCTGCGCCACGATCCCCAGATCGTGATCATCGAGCTGGGCGCGAACGACGGCCTGCGCGGTCTGCCTGTGGACGAGATGCAAAAAAACCTTTCCTATATTATAGAGGCCTGCCAGAAACATGGCGCGAAGGTCCTGCTGGCGGGGATGAAGATCACGCCCAACCTTGGACGTGAGTACACAGAGTCGTTCGAGCAGGTGTTTCACGACGTGGCGGAGAAATACGACGTGCCGCTGATTCCGTTTTTTCTGGAAGGCGTGGCCGGCGTGCAGGAACTCACCCAGGCCGACGGCCTGCACCCCCTGGAGAAAGGCTACGCCAAAATCACCATCACCGTGTGGAAGTACCTGGAGCCGCTGTTGGATGACGACGAAGATGACGATGACAAGGATGACGATGACGACGATGAGGAATAG
- a CDS encoding putative Glycosyl transferase family, helical bundle domain protein, with translation MNQNQDWMKSRQSPRSDEAGERMRAYLEKIATGPRMSKDLTEEEAEDGLGLVLDHAVSEARAAVFLIASRMKIESLSETRGFYRALDKTTLKREVKLDRLLQIADAFDGFVRAPQFGFYIPPVLAQMGLPAFGLSALPTAPKHGVTYEDLLIHHYGARQNTTLEERARLIEEFGFGYLGTEQCHPKLEGLRQLREEVVKRTTLATLEKMLMPLKAQHTFLASNYFHPGYETAMIEVAKISGFDRVLIGNGMEGSTLYGVHKQAKVFMQMGVDSLAEMKLDYESLYDAGTVQSIKYSFTALKDQPATKAEIAKLGEQALKDGTGPAAPLIAHHAATLPHLSGHSRNVADAHHQAIEILKSGKALDALKRYLEKIG, from the coding sequence ATGAACCAGAATCAGGATTGGATGAAAAGCCGCCAGTCGCCCCGCTCGGATGAAGCGGGCGAGCGCATGCGCGCCTACCTGGAGAAAATCGCCACCGGACCGCGCATGTCGAAGGACCTGACCGAAGAAGAAGCGGAAGACGGATTGGGCCTTGTACTCGACCACGCGGTGTCGGAAGCACGGGCGGCGGTATTCCTCATCGCCTCGCGCATGAAGATCGAGTCCCTGTCCGAGACCCGCGGATTCTACCGCGCGCTCGACAAGACCACGCTCAAGCGGGAAGTGAAACTGGACCGGCTTCTGCAGATCGCCGATGCGTTCGACGGATTCGTCCGCGCGCCGCAGTTCGGGTTTTACATCCCGCCGGTGCTGGCGCAGATGGGCCTGCCCGCGTTCGGTCTCTCCGCACTTCCCACTGCACCGAAGCACGGCGTCACCTATGAGGATTTACTGATCCACCACTACGGCGCACGCCAGAACACGACGCTGGAAGAACGCGCCCGGCTCATTGAAGAATTCGGCTTCGGTTATCTCGGCACGGAGCAATGCCACCCGAAACTCGAAGGGCTCCGTCAATTGCGCGAAGAAGTGGTGAAGCGCACCACGCTGGCGACCCTGGAAAAAATGCTCATGCCCTTGAAGGCACAGCACACGTTCCTCGCCTCCAATTACTTTCATCCGGGGTACGAGACGGCGATGATCGAGGTGGCGAAGATTTCCGGATTCGACCGCGTGCTCATCGGCAACGGCATGGAAGGGAGCACGCTGTACGGCGTGCACAAACAGGCGAAGGTGTTCATGCAGATGGGCGTGGATTCTCTCGCCGAGATGAAACTGGATTACGAATCGCTGTACGACGCCGGAACCGTGCAGTCGATCAAATACTCGTTCACCGCACTCAAAGACCAACCCGCGACCAAAGCCGAAATCGCGAAGCTCGGCGAACAGGCGTTGAAGGATGGAACCGGCCCCGCCGCGCCATTGATCGCGCACCACGCCGCGACCCTGCCCCACCTCTCCGGCCACAGCCGCAACGTCGCCGACGCACACCATCAAGCCATCGAAATTTTAAAATCGGGTAAAGCGCTGGACGCATTGAAACGCTACTTGGAAAAGATCGGCTGA
- a CDS encoding radical SAM protein: protein MPDTEIAKQAIASGPVVRPVSVLLIYPSTTDVALANLGFQRVYGLLNRLNGVVCDRYSLPDDWTPMTQALKPEATRSHDAGRMPMDFDLIAFSISFEPDYLNAVAILDYFGIPLDRRERGSKYPLIVAGGSALFINPEPLADIFDVGFIGEAEGMIEPFFDLYTQTDWRDPRELLEEAARLPGIYIPQFYTPEYTDDVQTALTPEAGVPERIPRHWVAEGDAALCTHSELHGETTAFRDMALMEVTRGCIWACRFCTAGFIYRPPREPDLDQTYESLERALAAQNQNASTIGLVGPSVTDHPQLLSLARRIVAEGKMLSFSSLRMETLTDELVDLILQSGQKTVTVAVDAPSERMRDVINKSASDDFVIDKCRFLTKKGVLHLKIYSIIGLPAEEDEDIDRFIELVKNVQKVYVEECSRRGNIGTVTIGVSPLVPKPGTPFQWHPMEAVSSLKKKFQKLRKALGPLPNLHLSFGSPNEAYLQTYLSRGDRRALSFFEAFLKNGRDEKRALQGAVPHPDRFTYRQYQRDDFLPWDIVDHGYFPKFLWQDYQRGLRAKHTPVCDTATCKICGIC from the coding sequence ATGCCCGATACGGAAATAGCGAAACAGGCGATTGCGTCCGGCCCGGTGGTGCGTCCGGTGAGCGTCCTGCTCATCTACCCCAGCACGACCGACGTGGCGCTGGCGAACCTGGGTTTTCAGCGCGTGTACGGTCTCCTGAACCGTCTGAATGGCGTGGTGTGCGACCGCTACAGCCTGCCCGACGACTGGACGCCGATGACGCAGGCGTTGAAACCGGAAGCCACGCGTTCGCACGACGCCGGACGCATGCCCATGGACTTCGACCTGATCGCGTTTTCGATTTCGTTCGAGCCGGATTACCTGAACGCCGTGGCGATCCTCGATTACTTCGGCATCCCGCTCGACCGCCGTGAGCGCGGCTCGAAGTATCCCCTCATCGTTGCGGGGGGGTCGGCGTTGTTCATCAACCCGGAACCGCTGGCGGACATTTTCGATGTCGGCTTCATCGGCGAAGCCGAGGGCATGATCGAGCCGTTCTTCGATCTGTACACGCAGACCGACTGGCGCGATCCGCGCGAACTGTTGGAAGAAGCCGCGCGCCTGCCGGGTATTTACATACCGCAGTTTTACACGCCGGAATACACCGATGACGTGCAGACGGCGCTCACACCGGAAGCCGGTGTGCCTGAACGCATTCCCCGTCACTGGGTTGCCGAAGGCGATGCCGCGCTCTGCACGCATTCGGAGTTGCACGGCGAGACCACGGCCTTCCGCGACATGGCGTTGATGGAAGTGACGCGTGGGTGCATCTGGGCGTGCCGCTTCTGCACGGCGGGGTTCATCTACCGCCCGCCGCGCGAGCCGGATCTCGACCAGACTTACGAGTCTTTGGAACGCGCTTTGGCGGCGCAGAACCAGAACGCCTCGACCATCGGCCTTGTCGGGCCGTCGGTGACGGATCACCCGCAACTGCTGTCCCTGGCGCGGCGCATCGTGGCCGAGGGCAAAATGCTGTCGTTTTCGTCGCTCCGCATGGAGACGCTCACCGACGAGCTGGTGGACCTGATTTTGCAGAGCGGACAGAAAACGGTGACGGTGGCGGTGGATGCGCCGTCCGAGCGCATGCGCGACGTCATCAACAAGTCCGCGTCCGACGATTTTGTCATCGACAAATGCCGTTTCCTCACGAAAAAAGGCGTCCTGCATCTCAAGATTTATTCCATCATCGGCCTGCCCGCGGAAGAAGACGAAGACATCGACCGGTTCATTGAACTCGTGAAGAATGTGCAGAAGGTGTATGTCGAGGAATGCAGTCGGCGCGGCAACATCGGCACCGTGACCATCGGTGTGAGTCCCCTGGTGCCGAAGCCGGGCACGCCGTTCCAGTGGCATCCGATGGAGGCCGTGTCCTCGCTCAAAAAGAAATTCCAGAAACTGCGGAAGGCGTTGGGGCCTTTGCCCAACCTGCACCTCAGTTTCGGTTCGCCCAATGAGGCGTACCTGCAAACCTACCTGTCGCGCGGCGACCGGCGGGCGTTGAGTTTCTTCGAGGCGTTTCTGAAGAACGGCCGCGACGAGAAGCGCGCGTTGCAGGGCGCCGTGCCGCACCCGGACCGGTTCACCTACCGCCAGTACCAGCGGGATGACTTTCTGCCGTGGGACATCGTGGACCACGGTTACTTTCCCAAGTTTCTATGGCAGGATTACCAGCGCGGCCTGCGCGCCAAGCACACGCCCGTGTGCGACACCGCGACCTGCAAAATCTGCGGCATCTGTTGA